The following coding sequences are from one Onychomys torridus chromosome 16, mOncTor1.1, whole genome shotgun sequence window:
- the Acr gene encoding acrosin isoform X2, producing the protein MVEMLPTVIVLVLAMSAVARNNYTCDGPCGLRFRQNPQAGIRIVGGQNVQRGAWPWMVSLQIFMPHNSRRYHACGGTLLNSHWVLTAAHCFDNKKKVYDWRLVFGAQEIEYGRNKPVKEPLQERYVQKIVIHEKYNIVTEGNDIALLKITPPVSCGGYVGPGCLPHFKAGPPKIPQTCYVTGWGYIKDNAPRPSPILMEARVDLIDLDLCNSTQWYNGRVTTTNVCAGYPEGKIDTCQWWASHVQRQRQQPLCGRGDHKLGGRLCPC; encoded by the exons TGGCCCCTGTGGGTTACGATTCAGGCAGAACCCACAAGCAGGTATCCGGATTGTTGGCGGGCAGAATGTGCAGCGCGGGGCCTGGCCCTGGATGGTCAGCCTACAGATCTTCATGCCCCATAACAGCCGCAGGTACCACGCCTGTGGAGGCACCCTCCTGAACTCCCACTGGGTGCTGACAGCAGCTCACTGCTTCGATAACAAAAA AAAAGTCTATGACTGGAGACTGGTTTTTGGAGCACAGGAAATTGAATATGGAAGAAACAAGCCAGTGAAAGAGCCTCTGCAGGAGAGATACGTGCAGAAAATTGTCATCCATGAAAAATACAACATTGTGACAGAGGGGAACGACATTGCTCTCTTGAAGATCACTCCTCCAGTTTCCTGTGGGGGCTACGTCGGGCCTGGCTGCCTACCTCATTTTAAGGCTGGTCCTCCCAAAATTCCCCAGACCTGCTACGTGACTGGGTGGGGATACATAAAAGACAATG CCCCCAGGCCATCGCCTATCCTGATGGAGGCACGTGTGGACCTCATTGACCTCGACCTGTGTAACTCAACCCAGTGGTACAATGGGCGTGTCACAACAACTAATGTGTGTGCAGGGTATCCTGAAGGCAAGATTGACACCTGTCAG TGGTGGGCCTCTCATGTGCAGAGACAACGTCAACAGCCCCTTTGTGGTCGTGGGGATCACAAGCTGGGGGGTAGGCTGTGCCCGTGCTAA
- the Acr gene encoding acrosin isoform X1, giving the protein MVEMLPTVIVLVLAMSAVARNNYTCDGPCGLRFRQNPQAGIRIVGGQNVQRGAWPWMVSLQIFMPHNSRRYHACGGTLLNSHWVLTAAHCFDNKKKVYDWRLVFGAQEIEYGRNKPVKEPLQERYVQKIVIHEKYNIVTEGNDIALLKITPPVSCGGYVGPGCLPHFKAGPPKIPQTCYVTGWGYIKDNAPRPSPILMEARVDLIDLDLCNSTQWYNGRVTTTNVCAGYPEGKIDTCQGDSGGPLMCRDNVNSPFVVVGITSWGVGCARAKRPGVYTATWDYLDWIASKIGPTALHLIQPATPHQPTTHPPVTFHSSFHPPWYYEHMPPRPRPPRPLPHRPSLGQGHESLKPLSPPPTPAHPVSFTYGTHGTKYYTTLSFAQRVQQLIDVLKFRTYPMHDSSRYSGSMNYHQYTTFDPFSNKPRGRLHS; this is encoded by the exons TGGCCCCTGTGGGTTACGATTCAGGCAGAACCCACAAGCAGGTATCCGGATTGTTGGCGGGCAGAATGTGCAGCGCGGGGCCTGGCCCTGGATGGTCAGCCTACAGATCTTCATGCCCCATAACAGCCGCAGGTACCACGCCTGTGGAGGCACCCTCCTGAACTCCCACTGGGTGCTGACAGCAGCTCACTGCTTCGATAACAAAAA AAAAGTCTATGACTGGAGACTGGTTTTTGGAGCACAGGAAATTGAATATGGAAGAAACAAGCCAGTGAAAGAGCCTCTGCAGGAGAGATACGTGCAGAAAATTGTCATCCATGAAAAATACAACATTGTGACAGAGGGGAACGACATTGCTCTCTTGAAGATCACTCCTCCAGTTTCCTGTGGGGGCTACGTCGGGCCTGGCTGCCTACCTCATTTTAAGGCTGGTCCTCCCAAAATTCCCCAGACCTGCTACGTGACTGGGTGGGGATACATAAAAGACAATG CCCCCAGGCCATCGCCTATCCTGATGGAGGCACGTGTGGACCTCATTGACCTCGACCTGTGTAACTCAACCCAGTGGTACAATGGGCGTGTCACAACAACTAATGTGTGTGCAGGGTATCCTGAAGGCAAGATTGACACCTGTCAG gGGGACAGTGGTGGGCCTCTCATGTGCAGAGACAACGTCAACAGCCCCTTTGTGGTCGTGGGGATCACAAGCTGGGGGGTAGGCTGTGCCCGTGCTAAGCGTCCTGGAGTCTACACAGCCACCTGGGACTACCTGGATTGGATTGCTTCCAAGATCGGCCCTACCGCCCTGCACTTGATTCAGCCAGCCACTCCTCACCAGCCTACTACTCACCCACCGGTCACTTTCCATTCTTCTTTTCACCCTCCTTGGTATTACGAGCATATGCCGCCTCGGCCACGGCCGCCTCGGCCTCTGCCACATCGACCATCTTTAGGCCAAGGCCACGAATCACTCAAACCCCTATCTCCACCCCCGACCCCAGCCCATCCTGTATCCTTCACTTATGGTACTCATGGCACGAAATACTACACAACACTTTCTTTTGCCCAGCGTGTACAGCAACTCATAGATGTCCTGAAGTTTAGGACTTACCCTATGCATGACTCCTCACGTTACAGTGGATCAATGAACTACCACCAATACACCACTTTTGATCCCTTTTCCAACAAACCCCGTGGGCGCCTCCATtcctga
- the Rabl2b gene encoding rab-like protein 2B isoform X2 has protein sequence MCILGRRQAARHCASQPVPQWGPSGHCRTARLGGLARSRSSGRDAAKPLPECGRLLADSDKTPRLALVYSQELMAGDRSKHCELDQEKYDAHDNVKIICLGDSAVGKSKLMERFLMDGFQPQQLSTYALTLYKHTATVDGKTILVDFWDTAGQERFQSMHASYYHKAHACIMVFDVQRKITYKNLGTWYAELREFRPEIPCILVANKIDDIQMTQKNFSFAKKFSLPLYFVSAADGTNVVKLFNDAIRLAVAYKESSQDFMDEVLQELENFKLEQKEEDTPDQEPSGMVKSPSPS, from the exons GCATCCTTGGAAGGCGCCAGGCAGCCAGGCACTGCGCTAGCCAGCCCGTGCCCCAATGGGGTCCTTCGGGCCATTGCCGGACAGCCCGGCTCGGGGGCCTGGCGCGGTCGCGTAGCAGCGGCAGAGACGCGGCCAAGCCGCTACCGGAGTGCGGTCGCCTGTTAGCGG ATAGTGACAAGACTCCAAGGCTGGCTCTTGTCTACAGCCAGGAGCTCATGGCAGGGGACAGAAGCAAGCATTGTGAGCTGGACCAAGAGAAATATGACGCCCATGACAACGTGAAGATCATCTGTCTGGGGGACAGCGCGGTGGGCAAGTCCAA ACTCATGGAGAGGTTTCTCATGGATGGATT TCAGCCACAGCAACTGTCCACATATGCTCTGACTCTGTATAAACACACGGCCACAGTAGACGGCAAGACCATCCTTGTGG ACTTCTGGGATACAGCAGGCCAGGAGCGGTTCCAGAGCATGCATGCCTCCTACTACCACAAAGCTCACGCCTGCATCATG GTATTTGATGTCCAGAGGAAAATCACCTATAAGAACCTGGGTACCTGGTATGCAGAACTTCGGGAGTTCAGGCCGGAGATCCCATGCATCCTGGTGGCCAATAAAATTGATG ACATACAGATGACTCAAAAGAACTTcagttttgccaagaagtttTCCCTGCCCCTGTACTTCGTCTCAGCTGCCGATGGTACCAATGTTGTGAAG CTCTTCAATGATGCAATTCGATTAGCTGTGGCTTACAAGGAAAGTTCCCAAGACTTCATGGATGAGGTTTTACAGGAGCTTGAG AACTTCAAGCTGGAGCAGAAAGAAGAGGATACGCCAGACCAAGAGCCCAGTGGCATGGTCAAGAGCCCGTCTCCTTCTTAA
- the Rabl2b gene encoding rab-like protein 2B isoform X1 — MCILGRRQAARHCASQPVPQWGPSGHCRTARLGGLARSRSSGRDAAKPLPECGRLLADSDKTPRLALVYSQELMAGDRSKHCELDQEKYDAHDNVKIICLGDSAVGKSKLMERFLMDGFQPQQLSTYALTLYKHTATVDGKTILVDFWDTAGQERFQSMHASYYHKAHACIMVFDVQRKITYKNLGTWYAELREFRPEIPCILVANKIDADIQMTQKNFSFAKKFSLPLYFVSAADGTNVVKLFNDAIRLAVAYKESSQDFMDEVLQELENFKLEQKEEDTPDQEPSGMVKSPSPS; from the exons GCATCCTTGGAAGGCGCCAGGCAGCCAGGCACTGCGCTAGCCAGCCCGTGCCCCAATGGGGTCCTTCGGGCCATTGCCGGACAGCCCGGCTCGGGGGCCTGGCGCGGTCGCGTAGCAGCGGCAGAGACGCGGCCAAGCCGCTACCGGAGTGCGGTCGCCTGTTAGCGG ATAGTGACAAGACTCCAAGGCTGGCTCTTGTCTACAGCCAGGAGCTCATGGCAGGGGACAGAAGCAAGCATTGTGAGCTGGACCAAGAGAAATATGACGCCCATGACAACGTGAAGATCATCTGTCTGGGGGACAGCGCGGTGGGCAAGTCCAA ACTCATGGAGAGGTTTCTCATGGATGGATT TCAGCCACAGCAACTGTCCACATATGCTCTGACTCTGTATAAACACACGGCCACAGTAGACGGCAAGACCATCCTTGTGG ACTTCTGGGATACAGCAGGCCAGGAGCGGTTCCAGAGCATGCATGCCTCCTACTACCACAAAGCTCACGCCTGCATCATG GTATTTGATGTCCAGAGGAAAATCACCTATAAGAACCTGGGTACCTGGTATGCAGAACTTCGGGAGTTCAGGCCGGAGATCCCATGCATCCTGGTGGCCAATAAAATTGATG CAGACATACAGATGACTCAAAAGAACTTcagttttgccaagaagtttTCCCTGCCCCTGTACTTCGTCTCAGCTGCCGATGGTACCAATGTTGTGAAG CTCTTCAATGATGCAATTCGATTAGCTGTGGCTTACAAGGAAAGTTCCCAAGACTTCATGGATGAGGTTTTACAGGAGCTTGAG AACTTCAAGCTGGAGCAGAAAGAAGAGGATACGCCAGACCAAGAGCCCAGTGGCATGGTCAAGAGCCCGTCTCCTTCTTAA
- the Rabl2b gene encoding rab-like protein 2B isoform X3: protein MINSDKTPRLALVYSQELMAGDRSKHCELDQEKYDAHDNVKIICLGDSAVGKSKLMERFLMDGFQPQQLSTYALTLYKHTATVDGKTILVDFWDTAGQERFQSMHASYYHKAHACIMVFDVQRKITYKNLGTWYAELREFRPEIPCILVANKIDADIQMTQKNFSFAKKFSLPLYFVSAADGTNVVKLFNDAIRLAVAYKESSQDFMDEVLQELENFKLEQKEEDTPDQEPSGMVKSPSPS, encoded by the exons ATGATCA ATAGTGACAAGACTCCAAGGCTGGCTCTTGTCTACAGCCAGGAGCTCATGGCAGGGGACAGAAGCAAGCATTGTGAGCTGGACCAAGAGAAATATGACGCCCATGACAACGTGAAGATCATCTGTCTGGGGGACAGCGCGGTGGGCAAGTCCAA ACTCATGGAGAGGTTTCTCATGGATGGATT TCAGCCACAGCAACTGTCCACATATGCTCTGACTCTGTATAAACACACGGCCACAGTAGACGGCAAGACCATCCTTGTGG ACTTCTGGGATACAGCAGGCCAGGAGCGGTTCCAGAGCATGCATGCCTCCTACTACCACAAAGCTCACGCCTGCATCATG GTATTTGATGTCCAGAGGAAAATCACCTATAAGAACCTGGGTACCTGGTATGCAGAACTTCGGGAGTTCAGGCCGGAGATCCCATGCATCCTGGTGGCCAATAAAATTGATG CAGACATACAGATGACTCAAAAGAACTTcagttttgccaagaagtttTCCCTGCCCCTGTACTTCGTCTCAGCTGCCGATGGTACCAATGTTGTGAAG CTCTTCAATGATGCAATTCGATTAGCTGTGGCTTACAAGGAAAGTTCCCAAGACTTCATGGATGAGGTTTTACAGGAGCTTGAG AACTTCAAGCTGGAGCAGAAAGAAGAGGATACGCCAGACCAAGAGCCCAGTGGCATGGTCAAGAGCCCGTCTCCTTCTTAA
- the Rabl2b gene encoding rab-like protein 2B isoform X4, which yields MHASYYHKAHACIMVFDVQRKITYKNLGTWYAELREFRPEIPCILVANKIDADIQMTQKNFSFAKKFSLPLYFVSAADGTNVVKLFNDAIRLAVAYKESSQDFMDEVLQELENFKLEQKEEDTPDQEPSGMVKSPSPS from the exons ATGCATGCCTCCTACTACCACAAAGCTCACGCCTGCATCATG GTATTTGATGTCCAGAGGAAAATCACCTATAAGAACCTGGGTACCTGGTATGCAGAACTTCGGGAGTTCAGGCCGGAGATCCCATGCATCCTGGTGGCCAATAAAATTGATG CAGACATACAGATGACTCAAAAGAACTTcagttttgccaagaagtttTCCCTGCCCCTGTACTTCGTCTCAGCTGCCGATGGTACCAATGTTGTGAAG CTCTTCAATGATGCAATTCGATTAGCTGTGGCTTACAAGGAAAGTTCCCAAGACTTCATGGATGAGGTTTTACAGGAGCTTGAG AACTTCAAGCTGGAGCAGAAAGAAGAGGATACGCCAGACCAAGAGCCCAGTGGCATGGTCAAGAGCCCGTCTCCTTCTTAA